From one Geoalkalibacter halelectricus genomic stretch:
- the glmS gene encoding glutamine--fructose-6-phosphate transaminase (isomerizing): protein MCGIVGYLGHQQASPIIVEGLRRLEYRGYDSAGIATLAGGRIEIRRAQGKLINLENQLREKPVVGSLGIGHTRWATHGRPSEINAHPHKAGGIVVVHNGIIENYLDLKESLRARGHSFKSETDTEIISHLVEEHYKHSGDLVTAVRAALKEVRGAYAVAIICEQEPDKLVAAKLGSPLVVGQGQGENFVASDIPAMLSHTREMIFLEDGEMVIVDGTGLHFTDLVGNPVQKTPKTITWTPLMAEKGGYRHFMLKEIYEQPRALADTLAGRIREEQGDVYLEDLALSDEELGGVAKLNIVACGTSWHAALVGKFLIEKLARLPVEVDIASEFRYRDPIITPDTLTLLISQSGETADTLAGLREAKGKGGKVVAICNVLDSSIARESHGVIYTHAGPEIGVASTKAFTTQLVALVLFALKLARVRGLLDADGCRALTDELVKLPRKIEEALEQDEAIEEVARLYMNASDFLYLGRGNQYPIALEGALKLKEISYIHAEGYPAGEMKHGPIALIDENLPVVVLLPNNDTREKVISNMQEVRARAGKVIAVTDHDDPLVRDNADQVLVFPSTCDDLMPVILSVPMQLLAYHIAVLKGTDVDQPRNLAKSVTVE, encoded by the coding sequence ATGTGCGGAATCGTCGGATACCTCGGCCATCAGCAGGCTTCTCCCATCATCGTCGAAGGTCTGCGTCGCCTGGAATACCGCGGCTACGATTCGGCGGGCATCGCCACCCTCGCCGGCGGTCGCATCGAGATCCGCCGCGCCCAGGGCAAGCTCATCAATCTGGAAAATCAGTTGCGGGAAAAACCCGTCGTGGGCAGCCTGGGCATCGGCCACACGCGCTGGGCGACCCACGGCCGGCCCTCCGAGATCAACGCCCATCCGCACAAGGCCGGCGGCATCGTGGTGGTGCACAATGGCATCATCGAGAACTATCTCGATCTCAAGGAAAGCCTGCGCGCACGCGGCCACAGCTTCAAGTCCGAGACCGACACCGAGATCATCTCCCATTTGGTCGAGGAGCATTACAAGCACAGCGGCGATCTGGTGACGGCGGTGCGCGCCGCCCTCAAGGAGGTGCGCGGCGCCTACGCCGTGGCCATCATCTGCGAGCAGGAGCCCGACAAGTTGGTGGCCGCCAAGCTCGGCTCGCCCCTGGTGGTGGGCCAGGGCCAGGGGGAGAACTTCGTCGCCTCGGACATTCCGGCCATGCTTTCCCACACCCGCGAGATGATTTTTCTTGAGGACGGCGAGATGGTGATCGTCGACGGCACCGGGCTGCACTTCACCGATCTGGTGGGCAATCCCGTGCAAAAAACGCCCAAGACCATCACCTGGACGCCCCTCATGGCGGAAAAAGGCGGCTACCGCCACTTCATGCTCAAGGAGATCTACGAGCAGCCGCGCGCCCTGGCCGACACCCTGGCGGGACGCATCCGCGAGGAGCAGGGCGATGTCTATCTCGAGGATCTGGCCCTGAGCGATGAGGAGTTGGGTGGCGTCGCCAAGCTCAACATCGTCGCCTGCGGCACTTCCTGGCACGCGGCCCTGGTCGGCAAATTCCTCATCGAAAAGCTCGCGCGCCTGCCCGTCGAGGTGGATATTGCCAGCGAATTTCGCTACCGCGATCCCATCATCACCCCCGACACCCTGACCCTGCTCATCAGCCAGAGCGGCGAGACCGCCGACACCCTGGCCGGGCTGCGCGAGGCCAAGGGCAAGGGTGGCAAGGTGGTGGCCATCTGCAACGTGCTCGATTCCTCCATCGCCCGCGAAAGCCACGGCGTCATCTACACCCACGCTGGCCCCGAGATCGGCGTCGCCTCGACCAAGGCCTTCACCACCCAGCTGGTGGCCCTGGTGCTGTTCGCTCTCAAGCTGGCCCGGGTGCGCGGCCTGCTCGACGCCGACGGCTGCCGCGCCCTCACCGACGAATTGGTCAAGCTGCCGCGCAAGATCGAGGAGGCCCTGGAGCAGGACGAGGCTATCGAGGAGGTGGCGCGCCTCTACATGAACGCCAGTGATTTTCTTTATCTGGGGCGCGGCAACCAGTACCCCATCGCCCTGGAGGGCGCCCTCAAGCTCAAGGAAATCTCCTACATTCACGCCGAGGGCTATCCGGCGGGCGAGATGAAGCACGGCCCTATCGCGCTGATCGACGAGAATCTGCCGGTGGTGGTGCTGCTGCCCAACAACGACACCCGCGAGAAGGTCATCAGTAACATGCAGGAAGTGCGCGCCCGCGCCGGCAAGGTCATCGCCGTCACCGACCACGACGACCCCCTGGTGCGCGACAACGCCGATCAGGTGCTGGTGTTCCCGAGCACCTGCGACGATCTCATGCCGGTGATCCTCTCCGTGCCCATGCAGCTACTCGCCTACCACATCGCCGTGCTCAAGGGCACCGACGTCGATCAGCCTCGCAACCTGGCCAAATCGGTCACGGTGGAGTAA
- the glmU gene encoding bifunctional UDP-N-acetylglucosamine diphosphorylase/glucosamine-1-phosphate N-acetyltransferase GlmU, producing the protein MSEQKRAAVILAAGKGTRMKSERAKVLHPLAGQPLAAYPARLARALGCDPSVLVVGHQAAEVEQALGGEGLHFALQQEQLGTGHALLCAADALRGFSGDLLLLCGDVPLIRRETLERLLAYHAAEGAAVTVLTAEMVDPKGYGRIVRDGAEVLRIVEEKDASQKEKLIREINTGLYVFEAPFVFEALRGVGRDNAQNEYYLTDVVAAARVAGKKVRALSVADPAEAMGINDRVQLAEAGRILRTRINQAHMLAGVSLVDPACTYIDAGVEIGAETLIHPNVHLRGATRVGPGCEIEPGAVISDSVLGAGVHVKAGTVMSEARIGDACALGPMAHLRPGTVLKGRNKLGNFVETKKATFDEKAQASHLTYIGDAEVGKNVNIGCGTITCNYDGVNKYQTIIEDDVFVGSDTQFVAPVRIGRGSLIGAGSTITKDVPAGALALSRAEQKTIEGWAERKRAKQKKS; encoded by the coding sequence ATGAGCGAGCAGAAACGAGCGGCGGTGATCCTCGCGGCGGGCAAGGGCACGCGCATGAAATCCGAACGGGCCAAGGTGCTTCATCCCCTGGCGGGACAGCCCCTGGCGGCCTATCCGGCGCGCCTCGCCCGCGCCCTGGGTTGCGATCCCAGCGTGCTGGTGGTCGGCCACCAGGCCGCCGAGGTGGAACAGGCCCTTGGCGGCGAAGGGTTGCATTTCGCTTTACAGCAGGAGCAACTCGGCACCGGCCACGCCCTGCTCTGCGCGGCCGATGCCCTGAGAGGCTTCAGCGGCGATCTGCTGCTGCTCTGTGGTGACGTGCCGCTGATTCGCCGCGAAACCCTGGAGCGGCTGCTTGCCTATCACGCCGCCGAAGGCGCGGCGGTCACCGTGCTCACCGCCGAAATGGTCGATCCCAAGGGCTACGGACGCATCGTGCGCGATGGCGCCGAGGTGCTGCGCATCGTCGAGGAAAAGGACGCCTCGCAAAAAGAAAAGCTCATCCGCGAGATCAACACCGGCCTCTATGTTTTCGAGGCACCTTTTGTGTTCGAAGCTCTGCGCGGGGTGGGCCGCGACAACGCCCAGAACGAATACTACCTGACCGACGTGGTGGCCGCCGCGCGCGTTGCGGGCAAGAAGGTGCGGGCCTTGAGCGTCGCCGATCCGGCCGAGGCCATGGGCATTAATGACCGTGTTCAACTTGCCGAGGCGGGCCGCATTCTTCGCACACGCATCAACCAGGCGCACATGCTCGCCGGAGTGAGCCTGGTGGACCCAGCCTGCACCTACATCGACGCCGGGGTGGAGATCGGCGCCGAAACCCTCATCCATCCCAATGTGCATCTGCGCGGCGCCACTCGCGTCGGCCCCGGCTGCGAGATCGAACCGGGCGCGGTGATCAGCGACTCTGTGCTGGGCGCGGGCGTGCACGTCAAGGCCGGCACGGTGATGAGCGAAGCGCGCATCGGCGACGCCTGCGCCTTGGGCCCCATGGCCCACCTGCGCCCGGGCACGGTGCTCAAGGGGCGCAACAAGCTGGGCAACTTCGTCGAAACGAAAAAAGCGACCTTCGACGAGAAGGCCCAGGCCAGCCATCTCACCTACATCGGTGATGCCGAAGTCGGCAAGAACGTCAACATCGGCTGCGGCACCATTACCTGCAACTACGACGGCGTCAATAAATACCAGACCATCATCGAGGATGACGTGTTCGTCGGCTCGGATACCCAGTTCGTCGCCCCGGTGCGCATCGGGCGCGGCAGTCTCATCGGCGCCGGCTCCACCATCACCAAGGATGTGCCGGCGGGCGCTCTGGCCCTGTCGCGTGCCGAGCAGAAGACCATCGAGGGCTGGGCGGAGCGCAAGCGGGCGAAGCAGAAAAAATCTTAA